The window CCAATGCTCTATGATATGCTACTTTATGCTCCCCCTCAAGCTATGCTACTCCCCCTCAAACTACTCTCCATTTTTTACTAGACTGGCCAAAGAGGCTAGAACTGCTCGGATTCCGAATTTGAATCCTTTTGCTATTGCTGGTCCCTATTCATGTCATTGATTTGAGATGAGAGAGCAGTGATCTGACCTTGGATGTAGGTGAATTGAGTCAAGGAATGTTGCATGTATGATTCTAGCATACCATACATTTGGTCAACCCTTGCAATGAGATGATCAAAATGATTGGGTGCCTGTGCACATGCTTCAGAAGAGGGTTGTGTAGTGTCCTCCAGAGTTAATGTGAACCTCTCTATCTCTTCTTCCGTGTCCCCACCTTCTTCCTCAACATTGTCCCTTAGGATTTGAGAAGTGAACAGATGGTCTGGGGATATGGGCCTTGCTTCGGGTCATTGTTTAAGCACTGATTGGATAATCCCTTGGCATCACGGGAAGACCACTAGGAATCTTCACCTTTGCCCTTGCGATAAAAGCCATGATGAGACTTGGAAATGGTAAGATTATCCTCGAATTTCTCTTTGTGATGCACTTGGTGAAGATGTAGTAGATGTGATTGCAAATGTCGATCTCCTTTTGAGTGACGAGATCAAGAAGAAAAATGGCCCATGGTGTTGACAAGTTAGTCAAATTCTTCACCTGGTAAAGGTTGAAGATCATGATATAGGCCAATGTTCTCACCTCCGGGGTGAATCGAATGGTCTACAATGCCTTCTTGTTAGTTTCACCTCCAAAGATGTCCATAACAGGTCTCTCATCATACTGAAGGGATGTGTATGGAGTTGTTGGATGAATCTCCAAAATCTCTTGAATGGAGTCCCTTGTGACATAGAACTCCCTCCTTCTCAACCAACAACCTATACGATCCCCTTCCACAATGGCATTGGAGAAGAATTCCCTAATGATTTCAGCATGGACATTCCCCATTGGGTTCAGCAACTTTGTTCACGTCCTTTCCTTAAACACTTCAGGGATGAAAGTGTGTTCTAGGGACTCTAACTCCACTGTCCTTTCCAAGATGATCGAGGCCCTTTTGTAGTAATCATTATAGTCCATGTTTGCATCATCGCTTCGGAATGCATCCGAGGAAGTGTGTTGACGCTTAGAGGACTTCTTTTTGGCTACACTCTTATGAGGAGACATCTGCAAAAAAATAGTCACAGGCACAAAGAAACaaggacaaaaacaaaaacaaggaaaCAAACTTGATTAAATACAAGTTAGTCCATAAACTAAACAACAAAAGTCCTAAAAGgaacataaaaacataaaactaatATCACAAGACAATTTTTTAAGTGCTAAACGTGTAACAAAACTTATCTAGCATGAGTAAagtgcaaaacatgtcaagtaATCAAGTGTGTGCATATGTGATGCATGATCAAAGTATGACTAAGCACACTTGGGTCAAAGTATGTAAAACACACaaccaaatatcaaaaaatgATAAACATGCATAATCATAGTAATCCctaaagtttggtactcatcagagtccaaaacaacaacaaaatgccATTTGGGCATTTTGTCAAACACTAGTATGCATACACACcattaacatgtgaaacaatgcatgaacatgatgaaaacttgcctaaatacatgtcAAAATGCCACCTGGGGCCAACACACGTacaaccaaacaaaatgggACACAGcccaatcaagaaaataaaaaaattttgcaagaaaaataagttttccccaACCCTTTCAAAAATAACCCAACTCTAGAAATCTTAGAATCTAAACCTTAATCTAAGGaatcaaaagtaaaaatacGTTGAAACATACCTTAGAGAAGTCTTAGAAGTGATTGATCTTGAGATTTTGGTGggcttttgagagaaaaatgCGTTTTGGGTTGAGAGAGGCTCGGCAGAGgcaaaacataaatttttgaaaaactgtcATTGTTTGCCTTTACAAACTGAAAACATGCGCTTTTCACAAGTAAGCTTCTCACGAAGTTACTTTTGAAAATGCCACTGAAGCATATAAACTGTTTCGTGGGTTGCTGTTTCTTGCGAGATAGTCACGAAAGTTTCAATCTGAAATTCagtattttctaatttttgccATCCTCATTTTCGCGGGGAGAGCTAACTCGTGAGCTTCTCGCGAAAATGCCTCTGAACAATTTTTTAGTAAAAGCAAGAAATAGGCAATATATACAAAAACTCTAAACACACAAAAgtataaaaacactttcaaaaatatataaaatactcaaaatctttttgggtttgatcgacAAGCAATTGagtatacacatcacatttgaacacgtGCAATCACACAAATGGAATAAGCATTCGTTGAACATtagtcttgtgtgttgtgtgtgtgaatcaagTATGAACTAGTCTATAGTCTAgtatgaagcttcaatgatcaattcaatcaagtcatacacgaCTAGTACAAAGTCAAGTGACCTATCTCACttgtagaaatgaacatatataacCCCTCTCTAATGTGATTACAATTGATTGAAAGCTTTTTATTGTACTTCCATTTTACAAACTTTTGATAAAAAACAACTCAAATTTTTGAGAAGCAATGCCATAAACATTTTGAGATAACTTTGACAATTGAGCCTTTGGATTTGGCATCATACATTTTAATGCAAattgctttccctttttcttagtcaaatactagttTGTGCGATGACTTTTTCAGCTAAATATCTCTTTTCGAGATAGACATTTGTAAAgctcttgaaaaagaaaaaaaaatgtgtgaggagatatatagacacaagtctactCAGGTATCAAGATCAATCAAAACTATTGACCAattattcatgacaagcttaaagatttatttacaacaatcaaaacatAGATTTCTAAATGTCACTCACACTTAGaaaatgtgcatacataacaagctaagctcgtaaatgcatcATGCCATTAGTACGAaagtactaggccaaactcacatgtgttATATATAACacaagcgatcaaactttttgagattttcactttttatgggtttttgaatttttcaacacaCATAAAAACAGAACATGTAAagtaagataagaaaaaaaaagtagaaaacaacttgaaaaagaaacataatcATGCAAATGAGACCTATATAGCAAGGATGCACCAATGAACAACATAAGGTCACACAAGAGATATGAGTCAAGGGATGATActgacaccaatggtcttacagAGAGATTCAAACCATGGATGATCAAGAGGTTTAATAAAGATGTCTGCCTTCTGATTGTCGGCGTTGATAAACTCCAACCACACAATTTTCTCCTCTACCAAGTCTCAAAtgaaatgatatcaaatttcGATATGTTTAGACTTTGAATGTTGAACAAGGTTTTTGGATAGATTGATGGCACTATGTTGTCACAAAAGACGAACATATTGTCTTGAGAGATTCCATAATCATGAAGTAGTTTCTTCATCCACAATAGTTGAGCACAAAAACTCCCTACTGCAATATATTCTGCTTCAACCGttgatagagacactgaattttgtttcttgctcatccaaGACACCAAATTATTTTCGAGATAGAAGCAACCTCCTGAGGTGCTCTTCCTATCATCGACACACTTGGCCCAATCAGCATTTGAGTATCCAGCTAGGCAGTCATTTGAATCTCTTGAGTACCTAATCCCATAGTTGGATGTACCATTGACATAACAGATGATTCTTTTGACCGATGTCAGATGAGACTTTTTGGGAGCTGCCTGAAAATGTGCACAAACCTCGACACTAAAGGCTATGTTCGGCCTACTCATAGTGAGGTAAAGGAGACTGCCAATCATGCTCCTATAGAGTGTTAGATCTACTTCTACACTGGCTAGATCGAAGCCCAGTTTTACCGAGGAACT of the Quercus robur chromosome 10, dhQueRobu3.1, whole genome shotgun sequence genome contains:
- the LOC126703857 gene encoding uncharacterized mitochondrial protein AtMg00810-like, with the translated sequence MDDIVFGSTIDHLTQEFLEEMKKEFVMSMVGELNYFLGLQVKQQKDGIFISQEKYAKNLIKRFSLESKKHASTSMSSSVKLGFDLASVEVDLTLYRSMIGSLLYLTMSRPNIAFSVEVCAHFQAAPKKSHLTSVKRIICYVNGTSNYGIRYSRDSNDCLAGYSNADWAKCVDDRKSTSGGCFYLENNLVSWMSKKQNSVSLSTVEAEYIAVGSFCAQLLWMKKLLHDYGISQDNMFVFCDNIVPSIYPKTLFNIQSLNISKFDIISFETW